The region GGAAAACCCCACCCTCGAACGCTGGCTGGAACCGAAAATCCGCTCCATGCTCCGTGATGAGATCACCCGCCGCGGTCAACTGGTCTGGACTGATAAATCCAAAGCCGACGCTCTTTTCAATATCAAAGTTCTGGAACTTTCTGACGGCAGCCGCATCCTCGGAGACCAGGATGTGACCATGAAATATGACATGACTCTCAAAGTCCAGATGAAAGTCACCGACGCGACCGATGGTTCACTGATATGGAACTCCGGTCCTTTTTCTGTAACAGAATCATATTATACAGGCCAGGAAGAAGCCACAAAGCAGCTTGTAACCAAACTCTTGGTCCGCAGGCTGGTGGATAAAATGAATCAGGCCTACTAAGCATGTCCAGACCGGGATACATGTTTCTCATCTGCCCCGATGCAGAACTGCTGCACGCCAATATCGGCGAGCTTCAGGAAAAGTACGGAGCCGAGGATTATGAGAAGAAAGTGTACTGGGCGGACGAAGACCTGCCCCCGCAATTCTGGGATGATCTGACCCTGCAAACCCTTTTCGGATCCAGCAAGGTAGTCATCCTTCGCCGCGCGCACAAACTGAAGGCCGCTGTCTGGGATAATATAGATAAGACAGTCGCCTCTCTTTCAAGTTCATCATTTCTTTTCATCTGTCTGGAAGGACAATGGAAAAGCAAAACCGCCCC is a window of Maridesulfovibrio sp. DNA encoding:
- the lptE gene encoding LPS assembly lipoprotein LptE; this encodes MVVVKYVKKLVLLLCLVFAVSACGYHNSATEPNRVGEQFREVAIAKVENPTLERWLEPKIRSMLRDEITRRGQLVWTDKSKADALFNIKVLELSDGSRILGDQDVTMKYDMTLKVQMKVTDATDGSLIWNSGPFSVTESYYTGQEEATKQLVTKLLVRRLVDKMNQAY